In Chromobacterium rhizoryzae, one genomic interval encodes:
- a CDS encoding fucose-binding lectin II — translation MAQQGVFTLPPRINFGVTALTNAAYQQNITVYVDNEPRATFSGSGVDDRNLGTRVINSGSGAVRVAVTVNGKQSDLVSSQVVLANRLNLALVGAEDGADQDYNDSIVVLNWPLG, via the coding sequence ATGGCTCAGCAAGGCGTATTCACTCTTCCCCCGCGCATCAACTTCGGCGTGACCGCGTTGACCAATGCGGCTTATCAGCAAAACATCACCGTATACGTGGACAACGAGCCGCGCGCCACGTTCAGCGGCAGTGGCGTGGACGACCGCAATCTGGGCACGCGGGTGATCAACTCCGGTTCCGGTGCGGTGAGGGTGGCGGTGACGGTCAACGGCAAGCAGTCCGACCTGGTGTCCAGCCAGGTGGTGTTGGCCAATCGTCTGAACCTGGCCTTGGTGGGCGCGGAAGACGGCGCGGACCAGGACTACAACGACTCCATCGTGGTATTGAACTGGCCGCTGGGTTAA
- a CDS encoding siderophore-interacting protein, translating to MTTPDLTVQRLRHPLRFRLLQVRAIRPLGPKLLRVTLGGEELAGFATASFDDHLKVFFPEHPDAKPALPALVDETLIYPEGQPRPTARDYTPCRFDPERLELDLEFVLHEAGPATSWAAQAKPGQYLGIGGPRGSLVIPAAFDWHLLIGDESALPAIRRRLAELPPAAKVIALLQTSEAGQSCELPAHPNADIRWVHQGADAEPALLSALKPLTLPAGEGFVWAAGEYHAIRAVRQYLREERGIDKSRIRAASYWREGKAASHETLED from the coding sequence ATGACCACACCCGATCTGACCGTGCAACGCCTGCGCCACCCGCTGCGCTTCCGCCTGCTGCAAGTGCGCGCCATCCGCCCGCTCGGCCCCAAGCTGCTCCGTGTCACCCTGGGCGGCGAGGAACTGGCGGGCTTCGCCACCGCCTCCTTCGACGACCACCTCAAAGTGTTCTTCCCCGAGCATCCGGACGCCAAACCCGCGCTGCCGGCGCTGGTGGACGAAACCCTGATTTATCCGGAAGGCCAGCCGCGCCCCACCGCGCGCGACTACACCCCCTGCCGCTTCGACCCGGAGCGGTTGGAGCTGGACCTGGAGTTCGTACTGCACGAGGCCGGCCCCGCCACCAGCTGGGCGGCTCAGGCCAAGCCCGGCCAATACCTGGGCATAGGCGGCCCGCGCGGCTCCTTGGTCATTCCGGCGGCTTTCGACTGGCACCTGCTGATCGGCGACGAGTCCGCCTTGCCGGCCATCCGCCGCCGCCTGGCCGAGCTGCCGCCCGCGGCCAAGGTCATCGCCCTGCTGCAAACCAGCGAGGCGGGTCAAAGCTGCGAACTGCCCGCCCATCCCAATGCCGACATCCGCTGGGTGCACCAAGGCGCCGACGCCGAGCCCGCGCTGCTCTCCGCGCTCAAGCCGCTGACGCTGCCGGCGGGCGAAGGCTTTGTCTGGGCCGCCGGCGAATACCACGCCATCCGCGCAGTGCGCCAATACCTGCGCGAGGAGCGCGGCATAGACAAGAGCCGCATCCGCGCCGCCAGCTACTGGCGGGAAGGCAAGGCCGCCAGCCACGAAACCCTGGAAGACTGA